The following are encoded in a window of Flavobacterium psychrotrophum genomic DNA:
- a CDS encoding VOC family protein has translation MNTLAYFEIQATDVPKAKVFYEAVFGWNFVKEESFPIEYYRIETENMFGGLLKRFAPTPALGGGTNAFTCSIQVENFDAKAKIILDNGGIVAMDKFAVAGRCWQGYFIDVDNNVFGIFEVDEDAK, from the coding sequence ATGAATACCCTCGCCTACTTCGAGATACAAGCTACAGATGTACCAAAAGCCAAAGTATTTTATGAAGCGGTTTTTGGCTGGAACTTTGTAAAGGAAGAAAGCTTCCCGATAGAATATTACCGTATTGAAACCGAAAATATGTTTGGTGGGCTGTTAAAGCGTTTTGCTCCTACCCCAGCCTTAGGAGGTGGAACCAATGCCTTTACCTGCTCAATACAGGTGGAGAACTTTGACGCCAAGGCAAAGATAATTTTAGATAACGGCGGCATCGTGGCCATGGATAAATTTGCCGTAGCGGGACGTTGCTGGCAGGGTTATTTTATAGATGTAGATAATAATGTATTTGGGATTTTTGAGGTAGATGAAGATGCGAAATAA